catctaaGGGCCAGGGCGTCTCAGGTGTAGGTTGGGACCGTTTGCTCCATCAAATAAGATTCAGCCTCAAGCTAACAAATTTACCCACCGCCAATACAGACTCCAAGTCGTGCCGCAGGTGTCATGTCCTTTTCCAACATCCTCTCCGAACCTGTCTCGCGACCCAGAGCGACCTCGCCATCTACAACCGACGATACCCCCATCCGAGTGGAAAGAGCCGGAACCGTCGACAAGGCTGACCGCGAGAAAAAGCCAAGAAAGACCATCAAGTCGCGTGTTTCCGAAATGAAGGGTGTCGAGTCGACGCCCAAGGCGTCCAGAAAGACCGCCTCCAAACCCGAGACCCCGGCTTCCGGTCCACGACTTCCAGCGAAACGATCGGCCAACGGGCTTACGAAGCAAAAGTCCTTCTCTGCCGACAAAGAAAGGAAGATTCAAGAGGAAATGCAGCAGCTCGACTCTTGGGACCCACCAGAACACAAATGGGAAGATGAATTTGAAGAGTATCAACGACGGAGCAAGCGCCGCCGACTGGAGCTGGCCCAGTTGGACCTCAACCACAAGCAGGCGCGCAGAGATGACTTGGCCCAGTCGCAAGGTTTCAAGCTCAAGTTACATGCCGATCTTGGGAAACGGCGATTCGATGACCTCCACTACGACGAAGCATTGCAAGAGGTGCGACAGCGAGAAGTccagttggagaaggagcggaAGAAGGACATGCAGCGAAAGAGGCGTCGGGAGAAGTCCATGGCTCTTACCCTCGAGCTTAAGAATTCTGCTCTCAAGCGGGCCACCATTGCCCAGAGCGAGGCAGAGCGCCTGCGGTACATGAAGGAAGCGGAACGAGCCGAGAAGAAAGTTCAGCAGACCAAATACATCTTGCAGAATGGCCTCAAAGGTCCTCCCCGCAGTTCGAGTGCTCTCGAGCCCAATCTCGAGGGCGGTACCATGGCGACTTTCCAGGCCGAAAACATGGAAcctggcaagggcaagggcaagggtcGCGCCGGTGGTCGACTCAAGAAGTccaaggagcagaagcaggCAGAGAAGGACAGTGCCGAAGCTGCCCAGGCCGCTCTCGATGCCGGGAAGGAGCTTcccaccaaggaggagacgagcaagattCGACTCAAGGTCACCAAACAGCCCGTCACCGATTccgagaaggacaaggaaaCCAAGGAGCCCAAGGACtccaagaaggaaaaggtgGTCGAGGAGCCAAAGGATCCGTTGGAGATGCGGTTCCAGTCCAAGGGCTTTAACCAGATCTACGACCAGATCTGGCGTGACCTTGCCCGGAAGGATGTCAACAAGGTCTACAGGCTCGCCACCGACTCATATTCCACCAAGGCATCCAACCTCAAGAAGACCGCCATTTTGGCGTCCAAGGAAGCAAAGCGATGGCAGCTCCGCACCAACAAGGGTACCAAAGACCTTCAAGCTCGTGCTAAGCGTGTCATGAGAGACATGATGGGCTTCTGGAAACGGAACGAACGCGAGGAGCGCGACCTCCGCAAGGCCGCCGAGAAACAGGAGCTCGAGAAcgcgaagaaggaggaagccgACCGTGAAGCGGCTCGTCAAAAGAGGAAGCTCAACTTCCTGATCTCGCAGACCGAAATCTACTCTCACTTCATTggcaagaagatcaagacaAACGAGGTGGAGCGCAGCACGGACCGACCCGAGATTGCCGATGCGGACCAAAACCAAATCCCCGAAACGTCTCTTGATATCGAGGAGCCTACTGGTCCGGTTGGCTCCAAGGTTACCAACTTTGAAAATCTTGATTTCGACGAGGCCGATGAATCGACCCTCAAGGCTGCGGCCATGGCCAATGCGCAGAACGCCATTGAGGAAGCGCAAAAGAAGGCGCGGGACTTCAACAAGGACGCCAACCtggacgaggatggagagatgAACTTCCAGAACCCCACTGGTATGGGCGATGTGGAGATTGACCAGCCGAAGCTGCTCAACTGCCAGCTGAAGGAATATCAGCTCAAGGGTCTCAATTGGCTCGTCAATCTGTACGAGCAAGGCATCAACGGCATCCTCGCCGACGAAATGGGTCTGGGCAAGACTGTACAGTCCATCTCTGTCATGGCCTACCTCGCCGAGAAATACGACATTTGGGGTCCGTTCCTTGTCGTTGCGCCGGCTTCTACCCTGCACAACTGGCAACAGGAAATCACCAAGTTCGTCCCAGAGTTCAAGGTGCTGCCATATTGGGGCACCGCTGCCGACCGCAAGGTGCTCCGAAAGTTCTGGGACCGAAAGCACACCACCTACAAGAAGGACGCTGCTTTCCACGTCATGATCACGTCGTACCAGCTTGTCGTGTCCGATGTCGCCTATTTCCAAAAGATGAAGTGGCAGTATATGATCCTCGACGAGGCCCAAGCCATCAAGAGCTCTTCGAGCTCCCGTTGGAAGTGCTTGCTGAGTTTCCACTGCCGCAACCGACTTCTATTGACCGGTACTCCTATTCAGAACAACATGCAGGAACTTTGGGCCCTCTTGCATTTCATCATGCCGTCTTTGTTTGACTCCCACGACGAGTTCAGCGAATGGTTCTCAAAGGACATCGAATCGCATGCGCagagcaacaccaagctcaaCCAGGACCAGCTGAAGCGTTTGCACATGATTCTCAAGCCATTCATGCTTCGTCGTGTCAAGAAGCATGTCCAAAAGGAATTGGGCGACAAGATTGAACTCGACGTCTTTTGCGATCTGACCTACCGCCAGCGTGCCTTGTATTCGAGCCTTCGCAACCAGATCAGCATTCTTGACCTCATTGAGAAGGCGACCATGGGCGACGACGATTCTTCTAGTTTGATGAATCTCGTCATGCAGTTCCGAAAGGTCTGCAACCATCCCGATCTTTTCGAGAGGGCCGATACCAAGTCGCCATTCTCTTGCGGCTACTTTGCCGAGACGGCCTCTTTTGTCAGAGAGGGCACAAACGTATCAGTTGGTTACTCTGTTCGCAGTTTGATCGACTACGACTTGCCCCGCTTGGTGTGGCAAGAGGGCGGGCGCCTGGACAAGCCCGGGCCTGATAACGCGGTTGCTGGTTTCCGGAGAAAGTACACTGGCGAGCTGTTGAACATTTGGACACCGGAGAACATTCGTGATAGCGTCTCGAATGCCGATCACTTTTCATGGCTGCGATTTGCAGACGCTAGCCCGCAAGAAGCCTACCAGGCTAGTCATCGAGGACTGTTCGAGCGAGCTGTGACGCTTTCAACATCGAAGAACCGGCTCGGGAACATGAACGTTCTCTATCGCGATACAGAAGACGAGAACTGGACTCCGGTCCATGCTCTGTTCCAGATTCAGCAACGTACTGACCGCAAGCCTCTTGCCGATATCACTGAGCAAGGTGTCCTTCGCGACCTCATGAATGTGGCGCGCGCTAACTACGCTGATATCGGACTGGGACGACTTGAGCAAGCCGGCCGGCCCCGCGCATCTGCACCGCCCATCGAGGTTTCATGCACTGGCCGCGGCTCGGTTGCGGAGCGTGAGaacatcctcttcaaccctcAGGTACGCAAGGCATTGTACGGACCCACCCCCGTCGAAGAGAAGGCGCTCGTCACCGAAAAAATCCCAATCGAGCGATACCCGCCTCCTGCACTCCTGCCGGCGCCAGATAAGGAGAAGACCCGGTTTACCAACATTGCGGTCCCCTCGATGCGCCGCTTCATTACGGATTCGGGCAAGCTTGCCAAGCTCGACGAGCTCCTGCggcagctgaaggagggcGGTCATCGTGTGCTGCTGTACTTCCAGATGACGCGCATGATCGATCTGATGGAAGAGTATTTGACCTACTGCAACTACAAGTACTGCCGCCTCGATGGTTCAACCAAGCTGGAAGACAGAAGAGATACCGTGTCGGACTTCCAAACCCGGCCCGagatcttcatcttcttgctCTCTACCCGTGCTGGTGGTCTTGGTATCAATCTAACCACGGCCGATACTGTCATCTTCTACGACTCTGACTGGAACCCGACCATTGATTCACAGGCCATGGATCGTGCCCATCGTCTTGGTCAGACGAAGCAGGTCACCGTCTATCGTCTCATCACGCGCGGCACCATCGAGGAGCGCATCCGCAAGCGTGCCATGCAGAAGGAAGAGGTGCAGCGCGTCGTCATCACGGGCGGCTCGTCGGCGGGTGGCGCCGGTGTCGACTTCTCTGGACGTAGGGCGCCCGAGAACCGGAACCGCGACATTGCCATGTGGCTTGCGGATGATGAACAGGCCGAGATGATTGAACGCCGCGAGAAGGAATTGCTCGAGAGCGGGGAGTACGACAAGATTCAGAAGAAGCGTGGTGGCAAGCGGAAGCGGGCGGATGCTCCAACCAGCCTGGATGAGATGTATCACGAAGGTGAGTCCATGTTCTCTTTGCCGTTTCTACAGGCCCATGAACTGACCAATATCTACTCTACAGGCGAGGGCCATTTTGATGACAACAAGGGTTCCGGCACAGCCACACCAAACGCTGCCGGAGCCGACGCCGCCGATGTCCGCCCTGGAAAACGCACCAAGCGTGCTCCCACCGGCAAGAAAGCCAAGACAACAAAGCAACGGTTGGCGATTGCTGACGGCGAGATCGATATTTGATCACCTACTCTTTCACCTGCAGGACAATATGGTAGCAATAAGCCTGTACCAAGACCAAGCCGCCGTCTACGCACCCCGCCGGTATAgattttcttcttttctttttcttcttcttttgcacACAGCACACGTGGTTGTTGGGTGTATGTAGCCTAGTTCATTAAAGAACACTGGTAGACACAAAAACGGGAATGGTActtggggctggggagaggaGTTCAGGTCAGCTCAAGGGGTAGCAAGCGGATAACAAATGAGGAATGGGTGGAAGGGTCAACTAAAGATGTTCATGTTGTATTTCTGTAGAATAATTACTTTTGTTTCATGTTGTGTATTGTTCTTGTGGATGCCgctgtggtggttttgtgtAGGATGAGAGGTTGTGTCTGATGAAGGGAATTGTGTGTGGGCAATGGAACAAAAGtggagagatgggggagttggggattTAGTTTGTCggcttgttggggtggtaGATGGTGAGAGGTGGTCATTTTTGAGACGAGAGACTTCAAGAcaacgatgaagatgaagttgATATTTCCGATCTTTTTCCCTCTATGCTGTGACTATGACTCCCACCCTCTACCGTTTGTCTTTACATCTATCACCCCTCGGCACCGCTTCTCCTCTAGCACCCCATTCAGTCAGTCCATGACCCGGTAATCTCTCGGATCCAAACCCCGACCTTTTCCGCTACGGTCTCGCTGTGATCTGGTTTTATCCTTCTGTCAGCGTAcgcacccctccctcttcttccccatccgTTTTCGCAACTTACGTATACAAAAAGCATGCGGCACTCCCTCTTCACAAATCGTTGCCTTCGTCCTCCCGTTCTGGTCCTTTTCCCTCCGCTCAATGAACGCGTCCCTCACCTCGTCGGCGACCCAGTGGTCTTTTTTTGCAAAATAGAAATAAAATTTCTCTCCGTCGTGCTCTGTGTCGTCGGCCAAGTGCCAGAGGTCGGAAGACCACTTCtcttcggtgatggtggacatCTCGTCTTTGCCCATGTGGATCGCCTGCCATATCCCGTCCTGGCTCTGCAGGaagctgagggtggtggataaaGCGTGGGGGGGCTGTTTCATTattttggagaggatgagggaaacaatgggggtggggagacagttgatgatggatttGGCGAGGATGTGGGTGTAGGAGTTCaagaggggttgggaggcgatgaaggagAGTTTTTGGCCGGAGGGGGAGCGGGCGAtgtgggttagggttgggaagaggaggatcgCTGAAGtcaggctgaggagggcggataagggggtgaggtggtggcggtggaagATTTCGGTTGCTATGTAGGCCCCTACTGAGTGGCCTATTAGGATGcaggaggtgaagggggtgggggtgttgagggaaaCAAGGGTGGAGGTTAGGGAGATGATTTGGTCTTCGAGGGTgaagggttgggttgggaggttggatggggggagggtggttccaaaggggggggagtggtcGTGGTCAGAGAAGCCGAGGAGGTTGCGGGTGTAGATGTGATAGGCGGCCTTGTTGGACGACTCAAGCGtgtcgaggaggtggcggaggtgggtgaggaagggCGTGTAGTAGCTTGCTAGGCCTGGGTTGCCGGTTATGAAGAAAACCAAGCATTGTTTCcgggaggggttgttccggtggggggaggggaattcCAGGTAGGGAATTGCATCTTGTTTtattgttgtggtggttgacatggtgggtgatggttgttgtgtgttgtgcttttcggggttggggttggtgatgacgatgttgatgtggtgcTGGTGTTCTGCCGAggttttgttggtgggggtAGGTGAGTGGGGGGTCAACAGCCCTTTAGTTTGTGAAACCCTAACCCGAGCTTGTTAAAGTGCACTACGGAGTACAACATCAAGAACGCCGGACCTTCTGTTGAAAGCCACCTGTTGAATGTGTATTGCGGAATTTAAAGAATTAAAAGCGCTAGCTATGTACAAGGAAGAAGATGCCACGGACCCTGCCCGGCTCTGGGCACACTGGTTCAACCAGACTGGTGGAACCCTCACCCTTGGCTTGGGATACCCATGATACATGTCGATATGCCTCAGTAGTCCGTAGTCTTATATCCTGAAAGTCTATCATGCCCCAGTCCAGTATAACCTTGCTTCTAAATACCATCCTTTTCCCATGCCATTTTTGACTCTTCCATATTTTCTTGTGCTCACAGGATGCGATTGCATTCCTCTTGAGTTTTCAAGTGGCAGTAAGGACTGAAGGTCTGGTTGCCGTTGGGCAtctggggaggggagaagaaagGAGGCCAAAAATAGTTGGGAGGAAGTATGTCATTGATAGCCTGTCTGGCGGCCACGGTAGTTGGTGTGACAGACTTGACGAGAGTGGCGAGGGTCTTTTCGATGATTTCGACAGCCTGTGGAATATCAGAACCTGTTGGTGTAAGAGTGGAAATGGGATTTCCTTACCAGCTCTTCTTCAATCTTCACCCGCTGAGTAACAGCAGCCCGAGGTAGTGCATTGTCAACAATGAGTGGGACCGGAGCCTAGTGTAACGGTTAGTGATGAATTGTGGATGAAACATGGTTTAGCGCCTGAAATAAGGACTTACTGCGGCTGGAGCAGGCTTGGGGATAGCAGCACCAAAGACAGCAGCAGACtggctgaggagggcgacGGTTGGGATGAGGGAGTGCatggccggtggtgatgggcttTTGAGGTGATCTTGCGACGGTGATAGAGTCTTGGAGAGAGACTTGAGTAGTGTTCTTTGTTGATGTGAGATGACTGAAGAGACTGTTTGATGCCGATGCTAATCGTCTTGGATTTAAGGCATGGATTCATGATCTTTTGTAGGTATTGTTATCCTATCAAATCGGTACAGTCCCCGTAGGGCTGATCACGATACAGGGCTGCCATGACTCAGCTCAGGTGTCCAGAGCCCGCTGGGTCTTCACCGACACCGGCTAACGGTCAGCTAGACGTTAGACCCATAGCCATGGGTTGAGCAAGCAAGTGAAAGCAAACGGCGTCTTGTTTTCTTGCTCTAGTGCCGGTCGATCGTCGATCTGGCTTACCTCTGAAACGTTCTTGCTTGCATAATCAGTCTAAAACCGGTGGAAAGCTTTCATTGCGTCAATACAGCTGGGAAAAGGTACCATAACTTGAATGCTGCTATTGGCAGGTGGCCTGTCGATGTGAGTTGGTTGTCAAGATATTTTCGAGAGCAAATTCTGTCAAATTAAGTACCTATTTTTATTCATTTATCTCAACACAATCATTTCCAGCCGGCGTCTTCTGCTCTCTCTTCACCGGGTATTCTAGGGGCAGCATTTGCAGCCGCCCCCTTCCGGCTTTCTCACCCTTGATATTGCGTGTGGACGCACGTTGTCGTCTCACATCCGATCATTGGTTTCAGCGCGCGGGGGCGCTTCCACGCGACCTCGGAGGCGTCCACACCCAAGCTCATCCACGAGCTGTCCCAATCCGCCTGCCCGCGTTCAGTCCTCGGCCCAAAAGGAACTTCCACGCTCGCAAGCCTGTCCCTCCAAGCTCTTTCGGAACGCTTTGGAAACACTGTCCTCCACAAATTACAAACCCATCCCCAGAGTCGCCTGATGCCCGAGCCGCTGTGGGTTTGGGTTTCACCCTCGATAAACACCATATTTCCGAAAGCTCTTCCATGTGGTGTGCGAAGAGAGCTTGCCATGAATCCAAATGTTTCCAGCCCTGTGTCTTGAGTGGGTGGTTTCTGACCAGAGAAGACAATGGTTTTCCGAGTGAGAGAGTACAGGAGGACGTCTAGTAATCCTGCTGAAGCCAGCAAAGAGCCTGCCACGCTGTAGAAGAGGACCGGGGACTCATGTTTGACCATGGATCCGATTCTGGCTGTAGCGATTGGCACGGTACAGAGAATGTAGGTTAACGGGTATGCCAGAAAGCTGCTTATCTCGCGAAGCTTATGCTCTTGTGTGGCATACTGGGTACCGGGCGATGTTTGTTGGCAGCTTGAAGCGATGGGCTTGCGGTGAGTCAAGAGATGAATAACGATGGCGAGATATACCACGCTTGTGGCCACAAGACAGATAAAGATCCATAGGTAATGGAGGTACAAACGAAGCTCTTGATAATTGGAGGTGATCCAGCACTGATTTGGCGTTAGCAGCATGAAGTGCCAGAAAAGAAGGCGAAGCCACATACCCATTCGCCCGCCCGGCCATAGAAATCTGACGAACCACCAGATATCGCAATGCCCAAGAGAGCCATTCCGTATACAGACGACCAGAGTGCCGCGAGAACTGGGTAGAAGATGCGAGAGGGCGGTCGGAAATTCCTGACGATACTAAGGTAGCTGTGAGCCGCAATTGCCGTCACAAAGACGCTTGAAGCGAGATTCCCAGTTGACAGGAACCAGGCCTGTGCTTTGCAAAACTAGGTGTCTGTCGTAAATTCCATCCAATGCTAGCCATCGAGCACGCATGAAGTAGGCCGTGGCCTGCATGAGATCTGCAAAAAGAAGGTTGTAGATGAGAACGAGAAACTGATTCGGGGGGTTGGCTCTGATTCGATTCCAGAAGCCAGTTTGCGGTCGTGATGGCATCCCATTATCGGCTTCAGTGGGCTGTGATTCCGCCGAAACAGTAAAATTCCGCGACATCGCCAGCATCTCGTGCAAGTTGTCCTCATCAACCTGGAGATTTGAAGCTGGTAGGCTTGAAGCCTCTTGCGAGGGTTGCCTGATATGCCACTTGACGAATCCCCAGCTGAGGTACACCAAAAGGGCGAAGACGAAAACGAAGCTCAGGAAAGCTAGAGTTGCAACAGCATGCAGGCCGTGTCGAATGGCGGCCGGCAGGGGTGCGAGGGTGTAGGCCTCATCTTCGCTGAGCTTGAGATAATCCATTGTAGCGATCTAGCTttcgagctggaggaggtgtctATATTTTTTGGTAAGAGGCAAGTTGCTGTGTGAGAATGAGAACTGAGGAGAAATGCATTGGAGTGGTCAAAATGTTGATGAACTTGGTGTGTTGCCAAAACAATGAGTGGCAGGCGATCTGTGGGTAACTCTGCCAACCGATTGGAAAAGAACAGGTCAAAGTGATGTCTGAGAACAGATTCCGGGGTGATCTCACTTCTGAGGGGGGAAGCGAGTATAATAGACCTGGAAAGAATATTCAGGGTTACGAGAGAATAATACGGGGTTGTCGGGAACTGCGACATGAAGCAGGGCACTGACGTCGAACTCCGCTCTTCGGCCTTGTAAACCAGTTCAGATGACCCGCCAGACTGAGTAACTAGGTACCTAAGACATAACCCGGAAGCAGGCTTCTTTAAACTCCATGGAACCTATCTAATGAGATGGTCTACCTTATGTCTGCCAACGATCAAATGGTGACATGGTTCCAGTCTCCTGTAAGACTACCTTGACGTCTGTGAAGCCTAAGGTGCCTACCTAAGCGCTCAAAAGGTCACACTCTTTTGAAACAAGATAGCGGAATTAGACACATTTCAGTTTTACTTGTAACCAGTATTGGTTAGAAGGGGGTTGACCATGAGACTTTATTGATGAGTGTTGAGGTACCCAAATAAAAAGGTGAATTTTGGCGTGTACAGGAGGACCGAAATTTCCAAGCCCTCTCGCACTTGCTCATTCTGACCTTTGTCAGTAGCCATTACTCCTGGCACTTATGCATACAGGTTCATGTTCCGAAATGGTTATGAAGCTTCTGGTGGCATGTTATGCTATTAGTTCGATTGTCATCTAAATTTGGACTGTTCTCCTCGGCTACCTTGATGAATATGAAATCTGAGGAGTCGATATTCTCGGTACAAAAATCCCTAAACCGAAACGTTCATGAACATCTTTTCTGAACCACGCATTATCAAGGCCCTTATAATTTATATGCACTCGAGTATAGATTTTCTTGGAGTGAATTGACACAGTATTCTTGATGACAAAAGTTATATGAAGGCAGAAAGCATGACTACCTTAGACGTCATGTCGTTGCGTGGTAGCCAGTTGCTCTTAAGCCATCATTGATCTCGGATCCCCTAATAGCGAGTGTCGCTCTACTTGTCCAAGataaaa
The sequence above is a segment of the Podospora pseudocomata strain CBS 415.72m chromosome 2 map unlocalized CBS415.72m_2, whole genome shotgun sequence genome. Coding sequences within it:
- a CDS encoding uncharacterized protein (COG:S; EggNog:ENOG503P2NS) produces the protein MSTTTTIKQDAIPYLEFPSPHRNNPSRKQCLVFFITGNPGLASYYTPFLTHLRHLLDTLESSNKAAYHIYTRNLLGFSDHDHSPPFGTTLPPSNLPTQPFTLEDQIISLTSTLVSLNTPTPFTSCILIGHSVGAYIATEIFHRHHLTPLSALLSLTSAILLFPTLTHIARSPSGQKLSFIASQPLLNSYTHILAKSIINCLPTPIVSLILSKIMKQPPHALSTTLSFLQSQDGIWQAIHMGKDEMSTITEEKWSSDLWHLADDTEHDGEKFYFYFAKKDHWVADEVRDAFIERREKDQNGRTKATICEEGVPHAFCIHHSETVAEKVGVWIREITGSWTD
- the INO80 gene encoding putative DNA helicase ino80 (EggNog:ENOG503NVFX; COG:L), yielding MDGRDHFSTVLQRPPHFDEDGSNGNGGGSANEDRGPRGGLRDILNPVSSASQPASALGPPGTPGAPAPPRPHSSFSLRSPTQGDYHTPNPYSTSPGSHPSGSRSILSNPVAGASISAASFPPPPPPPPPPLSASLQAPPAIASPLTTQQHPPPVSPLHAPHVYYSSEIRDRDRDRGRDRDNRDPVLEKSAGSSFYDPTADSTKKERERRVSDTGSSSWRNATQSSTPKARDSYNYSQSSDYYTANNIATSSASNHQGGIINGASYASHATSSLSRSPVSQYHPAPTAGSISPSAPASARLGAISSPSLRHSQMSPSTINGTTPTALPVLARSGSPTPSSSKGQGVSGTPSRAAGVMSFSNILSEPVSRPRATSPSTTDDTPIRVERAGTVDKADREKKPRKTIKSRVSEMKGVESTPKASRKTASKPETPASGPRLPAKRSANGLTKQKSFSADKERKIQEEMQQLDSWDPPEHKWEDEFEEYQRRSKRRRLELAQLDLNHKQARRDDLAQSQGFKLKLHADLGKRRFDDLHYDEALQEVRQREVQLEKERKKDMQRKRRREKSMALTLELKNSALKRATIAQSEAERLRYMKEAERAEKKVQQTKYILQNGLKGPPRSSSALEPNLEGGTMATFQAENMEPGKGKGKGRAGGRLKKSKEQKQAEKDSAEAAQAALDAGKELPTKEETSKIRLKVTKQPVTDSEKDKETKEPKDSKKEKVVEEPKDPLEMRFQSKGFNQIYDQIWRDLARKDVNKVYRLATDSYSTKASNLKKTAILASKEAKRWQLRTNKGTKDLQARAKRVMRDMMGFWKRNEREERDLRKAAEKQELENAKKEEADREAARQKRKLNFLISQTEIYSHFIGKKIKTNEVERSTDRPEIADADQNQIPETSLDIEEPTGPVGSKVTNFENLDFDEADESTLKAAAMANAQNAIEEAQKKARDFNKDANLDEDGEMNFQNPTGMGDVEIDQPKLLNCQLKEYQLKGLNWLVNLYEQGINGILADEMGLGKTVQSISVMAYLAEKYDIWGPFLVVAPASTLHNWQQEITKFVPEFKVLPYWGTAADRKVLRKFWDRKHTTYKKDAAFHVMITSYQLVVSDVAYFQKMKWQYMILDEAQAIKSSSSSRWKCLLSFHCRNRLLLTGTPIQNNMQELWALLHFIMPSLFDSHDEFSEWFSKDIESHAQSNTKLNQDQLKRLHMILKPFMLRRVKKHVQKELGDKIELDVFCDLTYRQRALYSSLRNQISILDLIEKATMGDDDSSSLMNLVMQFRKVCNHPDLFERADTKSPFSCGYFAETASFVREGTNVSVGYSVRSLIDYDLPRLVWQEGGRLDKPGPDNAVAGFRRKYTGELLNIWTPENIRDSVSNADHFSWLRFADASPQEAYQASHRGLFERAVTLSTSKNRLGNMNVLYRDTEDENWTPVHALFQIQQRTDRKPLADITEQGVLRDLMNVARANYADIGLGRLEQAGRPRASAPPIEVSCTGRGSVAERENILFNPQVRKALYGPTPVEEKALVTEKIPIERYPPPALLPAPDKEKTRFTNIAVPSMRRFITDSGKLAKLDELLRQLKEGGHRVLLYFQMTRMIDLMEEYLTYCNYKYCRLDGSTKLEDRRDTVSDFQTRPEIFIFLLSTRAGGLGINLTTADTVIFYDSDWNPTIDSQAMDRAHRLGQTKQVTVYRLITRGTIEERIRKRAMQKEEVQRVVITGGSSAGGAGVDFSGRRAPENRNRDIAMWLADDEQAEMIERREKELLESGEYDKIQKKRGGKRKRADAPTSLDEMYHEGEGHFDDNKGSGTATPNAAGADAADVRPGKRTKRAPTGKKAKTTKQRLAIADGEIDI
- a CDS encoding uncharacterized protein (COG:S; EggNog:ENOG503NZW5); the protein is MDYLKLSEDEAYTLAPLPAAIRHGLHAVATLAFLSFVFVFALLVYLSWGFVKWHIRQPSQEASSLPASNLQVDEDNLHEMLAMSRNFTVSAESQPTEADNGMPSRPQTGFWNRIRANPPNQFLVLIYNLLFADLMQATAYFMRARWLALDGIYDRHLAWFLSTGNLASSVFVTAIAAHSYLSIVRNFRPPSRIFYPVLAALWSSVYGMALLGIAISGGSSDFYGRAGEWCWITSNYQELRLYLHYLWIFICLVATSVVYLAIVIHLLTHRKPIASSCQQTSPGTQYATQEHKLREISSFLAYPLTYILCTVPIATARIGSMVKHESPVLFYSVAGSLLASAGLLDVLLYSLTRKTIVFSGQKPPTQDTGLETFGFMASSLRTPHGRAFGNMVFIEGETQTHSGSGIRRLWGWVCNLWRTVFPKRSERAWRDRLASVEVPFGPRTERGQADWDSSWMSLGVDASEVAWKRPRALKPMIGCETTTCVHTQYQG